Genomic segment of Lepidochelys kempii isolate rLepKem1 chromosome 23, rLepKem1.hap2, whole genome shotgun sequence:
CTGTACTGACccttccctccatccatccccatacatacACCCCACTATCCATCCCCATAttgacccctccctccctccctccaaccccACAGCCCCGCATCCATCCCCCTCCACTATCCAACCCCATActgacccttccctccctccctccaaccccactccatCCCATCCATCCCCCACTATCCATCTCTGTACTGACccttccctccatccatccccatacatacACCCCACTATCCATCCCCATATtgacccctcccaccctccctccaaCCCCACAGCCCCGCATCCATCCCCCTCCACTATCCAACCCCATACTGACCCTTCCCTCTTTccctccaaccccaccccatccATCCCTATACACCCCCCACTATCCATCCCTGTTTTGACTCCTCCATCCATCTCCATACACACACCCCACTATCCATCCCCATGCCGACcattccctccatccatccctgtaCACCCCCCCATTATCCAACCCCATATtgacctctccctccctccctccaactcCACACcaccccatccatccccatacacacctctccatctatctatctatccatccatcccacctcactgctccagccccttagacatccccctctctctctccccacaccttCACCCCTAACCCGTTTGGTCTCTCCTTAGCTAAGCAGGCTctgagccaggagctgcaggatgGGCAGGCGCGCAGTGAGCAACTGCAGGCAGAGCTGGAGGAGCGTAAGtcaccccccccgcccagcaCTGCTCCCTGCGGCTCACGTTGCACCTCAGGTCCTTTGACCCAGAGTCTCAATGGTGCCTAACTCCCCGTGGCACCTAATACCTTTAAGGATTTGGGCCACGGCGTCTTCTGAGCTCTCTGGCAGAACGCCCCTTCGCTACCCAGCTGCATGCTGTGGGGGGCTGGACCTACCCCCTAGCGCCAGTGAGACACAACCCCGAACCCAGAGGATATGGGCCCCCAGCCTGgttgtttctcccccccacactcttTTGCAGTGAACGAGGAGAAGTCGAACCTGGAGAAAATCTGCAGCCAGAAGCAAGGTGAGAGCAGGCCTTTAGCAACTCGGCTGAGTGACACGAAGATGGCTGGACAGCCGGGATAAAGGCACTGACCACTTTGGTCCCgcactttgagatccactgatgagaAGGACTCGAGACAAGACAGGCATTACCATTACCAGCGGGTCACACAGGCGTTAACCTGCATACAGCCCGGGATCCAGCCTTAACCACAGTctgccccccaaactccctgTGGGCCCCCATGCCAGTCCCCTCTATTTCAGAGACTTCCTGCCTCTCTGCTCATTCTCTCCCCTGCCAGGGTTGCTGTGTGCCCCCAGGGGTGTTGTGTGCCCCCTCTGACCCCTCCCTCACACCAGGTACCCCGATTCCCCCCGCATCCCAGggcctctgtgtgccccccatttcccctcctatCACACTAGGGTCCCCCGATCTTCCCCCATCCCAGGGCCTCTgtgccccccccattccccatcctctCATACCAGGATCTCCCAGtctccccctgccaggggctcTGGGTGCCTCCccaggtcagtgggagctgcccaAGGGCAGGCCAGAGCGAGCACCCCATGGGGAGTGGGGTGGCCCCAGCAGGGATCAGCGCACGGTGTCTCTCTGGGAGCCGTATCCCCTCACTAACATGCGTGTCCCTTCCAGAGGTCCTGCGGACCCTGCAGCTCCGCTGCCAGGAGACGGAGGCTGAGGCCCAGAGGTGAGAGGGGGATAGGGCAGGGGttagggcaggagggagggatggacagGTGGAGGGGTATGTATGGGGATATAGATGGAGACTGAGAGACACAGAGAaccatagagagagagaaggactccttggttctgtccccaactctgggaggggagtggggtctagtggttagagcaggggaggaggaggctgggagccaggacgcctgggttctattcatgTCATGGCCTGATACTGGGCCAGGTACTTCTGCTTCTCTGCCCGCTTGCGGGGGGTGGGTAGATTCACCTGGGGAAAGTGTCTTGGGATCCCCGTGGGCGAAGAGTCTTGTGCCCTCGTCTGGGAGTCAGGCTGCCCGGGTTCACCAGACTGCGCCGCCCTTGTTCGCCCCGGGCAGGCAGCAGACGCTGTCCCAGGATCGGAAGCAGAGCATCGAGGAGCTGATGGCGAAGATCCAGGAGGAGAAGCTGAAGCAGAGGAAACAGAGGTACTGGCTCCCGCCCCCCTGCAGCGGACTGAACCCCCAGCTCTGTAAGCGGGAGTTGCTGCCGCTCCAACACACTCCTGGAGATGGGCATGTGTCAGCCACAGCACCCCACAGGCGCACCTACACTCCTCCTCAGTCACCACGGGCCATGAGCAGGAGCGGGCAGTGCCTTCTGGGATATCCCGCTGCCCCGAGTCTAGATGCTCCCTTCTCCGTGAGCTCTACGCCAGCCCGATCCTCAAAGTAAACCCCTTAGAGCGTCTGGGGCGTCCATCCTAGGGGCAGCCCCTTGTGTGCCAGCCGGGCCGAGCCATGGGAAAGTGCTCCGAGAGAGGCCAGGGTTGCACACCCCAGTGTGTCCACTAGCCGTCTGGCCTAGGTGTGCAATGGTGGCATCCCGCCGAAcgggctccctcctgcagcccgaGCCTCTGCCTCGGGTTCCACACCCTGGGCACGTTCCTGTTCTGTCCAGGAAACTAACGACAAATAATTAACCAGCTGCCAGGCCCTGCTCGGCCTAGTCAGTCCCGGCTTTGCCACAGGCCCTCGCTTGCCAGCGCCTGCTCACCAGAGGGAGGAGAGTCACTCTGGGCGGGTGAATTCAGCCCTtagtgtctctctctgtctctctctctctcacacacacacacacagagcagagctCATCTCCTcctgtggggtgcagcagggacacagacacacaaacacactcacaGAGAGCAGGGCTCATCCCCCGCAGCAGggggacacccccacccccaccgagCAGGGCTCATCCCCTCCAACTGGGGAcggcagtgacacacacacacacacgcgcagggctcatgtcctccagcagggggcagcagggacacacaggTACTGCACTGTATGtaacacactctgtgtgtgtgtctctgctgccccctgctggagggaccagccctgctctgtgggtgtttgtgtgtccctgctgccccctgctggaggggatgaacCCTGCTGTGCGTGCGTGTGAGTGTTTCTGTTGTGCGCAGAACTCTCTGCCCCATGGCAGCCCCTCACCCTGTGTTGTTTCCAGGCTGGAATTTGAGCAGCAGCTGGACGAGCTGATGGAGAAGCACAAGACCCTCCAGGAGTGCCACGTAAGAGCCATTGGGGTCCCCTGTGCTGTTCCTGGGTGCGTGGGGTGGGGAACGCTCCCCTAGGGACAGATTGTGGGACACAACCCTACTGGGAGGGGACATGGGCACGTGTGGGAGGGattgggttagagcagggagtctgACTGGGAGCcgggattcctgggttctctacCTGGCTttgaggggggctgggagccaggactcctgagttcttgccccggctctgggaggggagtgggatctgtgggggggggggggcaggggatagGAGCCAGGACAGGGGTTGAGGACACTCGATGCTAGCAGAAGCCAAGGATGTCCACGGTGTTGTGCTGTGGCAGCATTACAGGGAGGGACCTGATATAAGGCCTCCGGGGGCAGGGACATTGCTCTTTAGCTGATACAAGCTGCGTCTCCCCTCGGAGACCAGGCTTCAGTCTGGGACAAGACCCATCTACGGGAGGTTAGCATGAGGGAAGGCTGTGGACGCTTCTTCCTCCCCATGGCAGCATGCTCTGTGGTgaattccctccccctcctcctagaGCATGGAGAAGCTGGCTGCCGAGATCTGCAGCATGGCTGAGAGCAGGGAACGTTTGCTGAGCGAAGGTGatgaatctctctgggcctcagttcccagctgtaaaatgggcagAATAATCCTCCCTCgggtctgtcttgtttatttggAGTGCAGACGCTTGCGGGCAGGGACCATCTGTCGGTTGGGCTTTAGGCATGCGCTtagcacgacggggccctgatcttggttggggtctgggcagtgcccggcatgacggggccctgatcttggtcggggtctgggcagcgcccggcatgacagggccctgatcttggttggggtctgggcagtgccttgcacgacggggccctgatctcggttggggtctgggcagcgtcCGGCACGATGGGACCCCGATCTTGGTCTCTGCAGACATGTCTCAGTCCAGGAGCTGGGCCCCACCTGTTCTCACTGAGATCCCAGCACCCAAGTTACGCTGCCCTGTGACTCTGTTTCTGTCATTTGCCCTAGACAAGCTGATCCAAGACAACCTGGCCCAGGTCGAGAAGCAGCtggactccctgccccaggcagaggcagctcccagccaggaaAGGATGTTCCTGAAGAGCCAGGAGGCCAGCAGTGCCCTGTGAGTGCTGAGTGCCACCAGCCCTGTGCCTGCCAGCGGGGGAGCAGTACTGCATTGATACACTgcgagcaggactcctgggtcctatccccGGCTCAGGaaggggagtggtgtctagtggttagagtgggggggcaGATGGGAGGAAGGACTTCTGGGTCCTATCCCTGCCTTGAGGAGTGAGGGCAGCTTAGGTGCTGCCATGAAACCATCCATCTAGGCTAGTGCAGAGAGTGCCTTGGGACAGGGCTGGCAGAGGTCCGCCAGGGAGAAGCATTTGGCAAGGGGATGCAGAGAGAGTTGTTCCCAGCACAGCCTGCCTTGGCTGGGGAGGGTTGCTGTCCATCACCGAGGCGTCTGGGCTGTTCACTGCCCTCTGTTGTCCCCAGGCAGCTGTTCCAACAGGAAAACAAGAGAGCGACCGAATATCTGGAGGCAGCTTCGCGCCGCCACTCAGAACTGCAGCAGAAGTTCAAGAggtgagtgcagggtgggctgggagccagaactcctgggttcaatcctggctctgggaggggagtggggtctagtggttagagctgggtgaggctgggagccaggactcctgggttccctcccagGTTCTGTGAGCTTGgcgctgcagctgctgctttgctGTGGATCACAGTCAGTCCAAGGCCCCGACTGGTTTGTCCAGGAAACTCCCCTGGCACTTTTTGGGCCTTCTTTGCCTGGCCCAGTCCCAACTGGGTCAAGCGCACTCCacccctctccaccctccccgtgTTTCCAGTGGCTTATGGGATTCCTCACTGTCCTGATtactctgctctgctgggccGCGGCTGCGGGCCctgccagaggtggctgcatttctctgCTGGGAGGAAGGACCCTGCCATAGCCCTTGTGCCATATCCCTTCCTCCCTGCGAAGGGCTCGGATGCCCTGGTGACGGGCCTGGGCAGGCGCTCCCGTTGTTTGACTATAACTGTTATTTCTGGTTTCGTTCAGGCTGACGGCCGAGCTGGAAGCCCAGCAGGTGAGGATGGTAGCGCCAAAGGGAAATCTCTGGTAGGGCGCAGTGCTGTGCAAAGGGGCAGGGCTTGGTTAGCTTGTCCACCAGAGTCTGCGATGCTGGACCCCCGTGACCAGGACATTACCACATGCACAGAATACCCCCCCGATACGCAGAGAGAGGGGTGTAcgggaaggatggatggatggaggggtgtgcgggggagggagggctacCTGGACGTGTGTGAGGCCTGGCTGGCTGGAGGTGTGTGAGGACTGACTGGCTGGCTGGAGGTGTGCAAGGCCTGGTTGAAGATGTGCGAGGACTGGGTGGCTGGCTGGAGGTGTGCGAGGCCTGACTGGAGGTGTTtgaggactggctggctggctggctggaggtgTGCGAGGACTGGCTGGAGGTGTGCG
This window contains:
- the LOC140901888 gene encoding synaptonemal complex central element protein 1-like, with the translated sequence MDDLVGRISRLQRAKQALSQELQDGQARSEQLQAELEELNEEKSNLEKICSQKQEVLRTLQLRCQETEAEAQRQQTLSQDRKQSIEELMAKIQEEKLKQRKQRLEFEQQLDELMEKHKTLQECHSMEKLAAEICSMAESRERLLSEDKLIQDNLAQVEKQLDSLPQAEAAPSQERMFLKSQEASSALQLFQQENKRATEYLEAASRRHSELQQKFKRLTAELEAQQVRMVAPKGNLW